CTCCGGGAACGTTTCAGCACTCGCTGCAGGTGGCCAACCTGGCCGAGGCGGTGGCCCGCGAGGTGGACGGCAATCCGCTGCTCATCCGCGCTGGGGCGCTCTACCACGACATCGGAAAGATGAACAACCCAGGCTACTTCACCGAAAACCAGTCGTCGAGCTTCAACCCGCACTACAACCTAGAACCGGACGAGAGCGCGGGCATCATCATCCGCCACGTTGCCGATGGGGTGAGCATTGCGCGCAAGCACGGCTTGCACCAGCGCATCGTGCGGTTTATCCGAACCCACCACGGCACCACCAAGGTGGGCTACTTCTACCGGAAGTACCAGGCGAGCTTGGCGGAGGCCAACTTGGACGACCGCTTTACCTACCTAGGCCCAAGGCCCGAGTCGAAGGAGGAGGCCATCCTGATGCTGGCCGATGGGGTAGAGGCCGCCTCGCACAGCCTAAAGGTGTACACCTCCGATACCATTGGCCAGCTGGTGGAGGAGATCGTACGGATGAAGATGGAGGGCGGCCAGCTCGACCGGGCCGACATCAGCCTCAGCGAGCTCACCCTGGTGAAGGAAATCTTTAAGCGCAAGCTGCTAACCATCTACCATACCCGGGTGGAGTACCCCAAGTAGGGCAAACTCGCCGAACTTGACGTTAGACTTGCCGAGTTTGATGTTGGTCTCGTCGATCTTGACGTTAAACTCGCCGATCTTGACGTTAAACTCATCGAGTTTGATGTTGGATTCGTCGATCTTGACGTTAAACCTGCCGAGTTTGACGTTGGACTCATCAAGTTTGATGTTAGACCCGCCGAATCTGACGTTAAACCCATCGAATCTGAAGCAATGCTAGCCGAGTTTCACCCTAGCTAGCATCAAGAGAACAATCCTGAAACCATTAATTGTTGCTTGCTATCGGTTTTCGAGCAGCAAGGCCTTTAACGCCTCGTAGCTGGGGCCGATGATGGTGGATTGCTTGGGGCTGGCCACCAGCGCGGCTACCTGCTGGGCCAACTCGGTGGGCAGCGGTTGATGCACCTCTACGTCGCTGTCGAACTTCACGGGGTGGGCGGTTTCGAGGATGAGGCCGCTCTCGGCGGGGTGCTCGGCAAGATACTGCTCCAGCGCCCTGTAGGCAACCGCTCCGTGGGGGTCGAGCCAGTAGCCGTAACGGTCGGATACGCTGCGGATGGTGTCGCGGGTAACCTCGTCGCTGATGCTGTAGCCGGCCATGCGCTGCCTTAGCTGCTCGTAGCTGTTCTTGTACAGCTCCAGGATGCGCACAAAGTTGCTGGGGTTACCCACGTCCATGGCGTTGGAAATGGTGCTGATGGTTTCCTTCGGATTGTATTTGCCGCTGAGCAGGTACTCGGGCACGGCATCGTTGGCGTTGCAGGCCACCACAAACTTCTTGATGGGTAGCCCCGAGAGGTTGGCCAGCATCCCCGAGCAGATGTTCCCGAAGTTGCCGCTAGGCACCGATACCACGGGCGCCTCTCCATTATCCTTCCACTGCTTGTAGGCGAAGAAGTAGAATAGCTGCTGCGGCAGCCAGCGCGCCACGTTGATGGAGTTGGCCGAGGTGAGGAACCGCTGCCCGCGAAGCGCGGTATCGGCAAAGGCCTCCTTCACCATTCGCTGGCAGTCGTCGAAGTTGCCTTGCACCTCCAGCGCGTACACGTTATGACCGAGCGTGGTTAGCTGCTTCTCCTGCACGTTGCTCACCTTGCCCGAGGGGTAGAGGATAACCACCTCCACGCCCGGAACGTTGAAGAAGCCGTTGGCAACTGCGCCGCCGGTGTCGCCTGATGTTGCTACCAGCACCGTCATCTTTTGGCTGGCATCCTGCGCAAAGTAGCCCAGACAGCGGCTCATGAAGCGGGCGCCTAGGTCCTTGAAGGCAAACGTTGGCCCGTGGAAAAGCTCGAGCGACGCAATCCTATCGTTGATGGCTACAAGCGGGAATTCGTAGCTGATCGATTCCGCTACAATCCGTTGCAGCTCGCCATCGGGTAGCGCTCCCTCCACGTAGGGCCTCATCACGCTAAAGGCGATATCGACGTTTGAGTAGGACTTGATGTTCTTAATCAGATCGGGATCTACTTGCGGAATCGACTCCGGGAAGTACAGCCCCTTATCTGGCGCCAGCCCTTCTATGGTTGCCTCTCTAAAATCTACCAGCGCAGACTGCCTGTTGGTGCTATAGTATTTCATTGGTTTTCGTTTGTTTTGATGATGTTAGAATTCTCGTAGCGGGTTTGCTCAAGGTAGTATCAACGCAGAGGTTCTGGGCTTAGCGTAGCGTCCTATAGTCGTCAACCTAAGAATTTTTATAAAAGCCTAATGCCTAATCATGGCAGTTTATCCCCTCCTTGGAGGGGGTAGGGGGTGGGTTTGCTCGTTTAAATCAACATTTTCACTCCACTTCGCGTACCTAACCCACCCCTACCCCTCCCGAGGAGGGGA
This window of the uncultured Acetobacteroides sp. genome carries:
- the thrC gene encoding threonine synthase; this translates as MKYYSTNRQSALVDFREATIEGLAPDKGLYFPESIPQVDPDLIKNIKSYSNVDIAFSVMRPYVEGALPDGELQRIVAESISYEFPLVAINDRIASLELFHGPTFAFKDLGARFMSRCLGYFAQDASQKMTVLVATSGDTGGAVANGFFNVPGVEVVILYPSGKVSNVQEKQLTTLGHNVYALEVQGNFDDCQRMVKEAFADTALRGQRFLTSANSINVARWLPQQLFYFFAYKQWKDNGEAPVVSVPSGNFGNICSGMLANLSGLPIKKFVVACNANDAVPEYLLSGKYNPKETISTISNAMDVGNPSNFVRILELYKNSYEQLRQRMAGYSISDEVTRDTIRSVSDRYGYWLDPHGAVAYRALEQYLAEHPAESGLILETAHPVKFDSDVEVHQPLPTELAQQVAALVASPKQSTIIGPSYEALKALLLENR